One genomic window of Candidatus Bathyarchaeota archaeon includes the following:
- a CDS encoding signal peptidase I has protein sequence MPKLKHVLKNEYVKSLILLAIILGSIIAFWFGLRIYLRTDYPLLAVASGSMMPTLDVGDLIIVQGGLNVSDIVAAYDTGDIIVFNKPNNPDDLIVHRAVNISDNAGTPYIVTKGDNNPSSDPWRVYDSNLVGKVVWSIPYLGHIPLFVRTSEGMLIIIIFIVILILLEFIIPLAKEKKAPKQSEEEPDVLDIDSL, from the coding sequence ATGCCAAAGCTTAAACACGTCCTAAAAAATGAATACGTAAAATCCCTGATTCTTCTGGCAATAATTCTAGGCAGCATTATTGCTTTCTGGTTTGGCTTAAGAATTTACTTAAGAACTGACTATCCTCTTCTTGCAGTTGCATCAGGAAGCATGATGCCTACATTGGATGTTGGTGACTTGATAATTGTTCAAGGTGGATTGAATGTAAGCGACATTGTTGCAGCATACGATACAGGTGACATAATTGTTTTTAACAAACCAAACAACCCAGATGACCTTATTGTTCACAGAGCCGTGAATATATCTGATAACGCAGGAACCCCGTATATCGTGACTAAGGGTGATAACAATCCAAGTTCAGATCCTTGGAGAGTCTATGACAGTAACCTTGTAGGCAAAGTTGTGTGGAGCATCCCCTACCTTGGGCATATCCCTTTGTTTGTCCGCACATCTGAAGGAATGTTAATCATTATCATTTTCATAGTAATCCTAATTCTTCTTGAATTCATAATCCCCCTCGCTAAGGAAAAGAAAGCGCCAAAACAATCCGAAGAGGAACCCGACGTTTTGGACATAGACTCTTTATAA
- a CDS encoding orotate phosphoribosyltransferase: MTVKIEPMKEQLCRVLFKIGALKFGAFKLTSGKISPYYIDLRIVPSFPDAFREICDFYVKLVKNNVGIKKFKRIAGIPTAGMPFASVVAYNLDKSFLYTRPTQRRHGRERRVEGILMPGDKVLILDDLITSGKSLLKAAAAIRAEGGVINDAVVLIDREEGGKEKLAKDNITLHYLLKAREAAKTLYEVGAITDMEFETILKQRKEK; the protein is encoded by the coding sequence ATGACCGTAAAAATAGAACCGATGAAAGAACAGCTTTGCCGAGTACTCTTCAAAATTGGCGCATTGAAATTCGGCGCCTTCAAGCTCACAAGTGGAAAAATAAGCCCCTACTACATCGACCTTCGCATTGTGCCAAGTTTTCCTGATGCCTTCCGCGAAATTTGTGACTTCTACGTTAAACTCGTAAAAAACAATGTCGGAATCAAGAAATTCAAGCGAATAGCTGGAATTCCCACAGCTGGCATGCCTTTCGCCTCTGTTGTCGCTTATAACCTTGACAAGTCTTTCCTCTACACTCGTCCAACCCAACGAAGGCACGGGAGAGAACGCAGAGTTGAAGGCATATTGATGCCAGGTGACAAAGTTCTGATACTCGATGATTTGATTACTTCGGGCAAATCGCTACTTAAAGCTGCGGCTGCAATAAGGGCGGAGGGCGGAGTAATCAACGATGCCGTGGTTTTAATCGATAGAGAAGAAGGGGGAAAAGAAAAACTAGCAAAAGACAATATTACATTGCACTATTTGCTAAAAGCAAGGGAAGCGGCAAAAACGCTATACGAAGTAGGAGCTATAACAGACATGGAATTTGAAACAATTTTGAAGCAGAGAAAAGAAAAATAA
- a CDS encoding MBL fold metallo-hydrolase has translation MSIEKTVPEKNEIAFKWFNNYAGVTIRTPTKIFVIDPVDVNAKDFTAIDAILITHEHYDHLDSPLIRKMQERTQCQIFADPTSIKKLGVSIPAEKLQEMRPGTETKIDNVTVRAEMCNHPPATTPITFIITSEDSVNIFHTADSLPFPELKDIGNEQKPDIVFCTVGIAPGTSPETATEIVKLVKPKVAVPYHTASKADLNRFCEILSKEMSKVKCLVAEKGNVYIVGKERRK, from the coding sequence ATGTCAATAGAAAAAACGGTTCCAGAAAAAAATGAAATAGCCTTCAAATGGTTTAACAACTATGCAGGTGTCACCATAAGAACACCAACTAAAATATTTGTAATAGACCCTGTGGACGTAAACGCCAAGGACTTCACAGCCATAGACGCCATTCTCATCACCCATGAACACTACGACCATCTGGATAGCCCCCTAATAAGGAAGATGCAAGAAAGAACCCAATGCCAAATATTCGCTGACCCCACATCCATAAAAAAGCTCGGTGTTTCAATCCCAGCTGAAAAGCTGCAGGAAATGAGACCTGGAACAGAAACAAAAATAGACAATGTAACTGTAAGAGCTGAAATGTGCAATCACCCGCCTGCAACCACGCCAATCACATTCATAATAACCAGTGAAGATAGCGTCAACATCTTCCACACAGCGGACAGCTTGCCCTTTCCAGAACTAAAAGACATAGGCAACGAACAGAAACCAGACATTGTCTTTTGTACAGTCGGCATAGCACCTGGCACGTCGCCCGAGACAGCAACAGAAATAGTGAAACTTGTAAAGCCAAAAGTTGCGGTACCATACCACACAGCTTCAAAAGCTGACTTGAACAGGTTCTGCGAAATATTGTCGAAAGAAATGTCAAAAGTAAAGTGTCTGGTAGCTGAGAAAGGTAACGTTTACATCGTTGGAAAGGAACGAAGAAAATGA
- a CDS encoding TATA-box-binding protein, with amino-acid sequence MPKVNATIRIENVVASATLNQRVDLNAVVKGYPGVEYRPEQFPGLVFRLKRPKTATLIFNSGKMVCTGAKSEKESRRAVMRVVKELKGSDIIIIGKPELKIQNIVASANLGGLIDLEKAAYILGKTMYEPEQFPGLIYRMAVPKVVILLFASGKLVCTGAKKEQYVYEAVTKLHQELEEKELIFYE; translated from the coding sequence ATGCCAAAAGTAAATGCCACCATTCGCATCGAAAACGTGGTTGCTTCTGCAACATTAAATCAACGTGTCGATTTAAACGCTGTTGTAAAAGGATATCCTGGTGTGGAGTATAGACCTGAACAATTTCCAGGCTTGGTTTTTCGTCTTAAAAGACCGAAGACAGCCACTCTGATTTTTAACTCTGGAAAGATGGTCTGCACTGGTGCCAAGTCTGAGAAGGAATCTCGAAGAGCTGTTATGCGAGTGGTCAAGGAATTAAAGGGAAGCGACATAATTATCATAGGCAAACCTGAGCTGAAAATCCAAAACATTGTAGCCTCAGCAAATCTTGGAGGGCTTATTGATCTGGAGAAAGCAGCCTATATATTGGGAAAAACCATGTACGAGCCAGAGCAATTCCCAGGGTTGATTTACCGTATGGCAGTGCCTAAGGTTGTCATACTGCTCTTTGCAAGTGGGAAACTTGTTTGCACAGGAGCTAAAAAAGAGCAATATGTATATGAAGCTGTTACCAAACTGCACCAAGAGCTTGAAGAAAAGGAACTGATATTTTATGAGTAA